One genomic window of Bombus fervidus isolate BK054 chromosome 14, iyBomFerv1, whole genome shotgun sequence includes the following:
- the Anchor gene encoding integral membrane protein GPR155 homolog anchor isoform X2 has translation MRVNFLYIAGRFDVITKIEGNGLNTFVGTFALPSLIFMSLAKLDFSLVNWKFLLAVLIAKTCIFLVVLGISLVIKRPSNPGCAALFAIFTTQSNDFAIGYPMIQALYEQTHPEYAAYLYLMAPISLAILNPIGFVLLEIGKRSGENHKSYRDMVCSIVKGIALNPVLVMTVLGILGNLVFGHLVPAILATVLDVFGNAFSASALLLLGLMMVGKVHKLKGTALVIPGILISVKLLVLPLVIRESIILLNAGENATDTQDLSTYGFLYGTIPTAPALFIFTLRYNIEIDLIASAMVACTFLSAPLMFVSAKLIDAVSTGVSPKNYAYQLNTFSFDVSIASITVCTWLIICLIVLRRKKYKCVTHKCTLCIVIAQLVTAIGVIIWTKLEPNNTGSILWYIQFTLITVGVYASRMWTVAIAATLLYLSSRSLDFVCNIQRWFYPIGWGIPLLIAIIMCSTMSPRESELEFRNPNFQLGTVQAAISTSILTFCFIVTMGCLVLQQSYQRRNISASYSNLTNNTENSNNDTNNDERRVVDVEDLISSNSHPPIIGCEYTHGCPNGTCRSNNNEIDDCELYTDIENERNDPQFLRHLVFVILLLCSMFIGLSISIGTLLMEQLTGIYAELAFLDVALNFGQSLIVFAIFGLDTGLGKLGCWLQKMCRKWRTEKELQLPPEDTLSPEVRAIRDQFNRCHLAECRARIAICRRRLLKMYKGVFTGTDLVNWLLEANVAQTREEAVQYGRSLLESRVLQHIDGTYHFSDQNLLYTFNG, from the exons ATGCGggtgaatttttt ATATATTGCAGGAAGATTTGACGTTATCACTAAAATAGAAGGAAATGGGCTAAATACTTTTGTAGGAACGTTTGCTCTaccttctttaatttttatgtcaCTGGCAAAGCTTGATTTTAGTCTAGTAAACTGGAAATTCCTTCTTGCTGTATTGATAGCTAAAACTTGTATATTTCTTGTTGTTCTTGGTATATCTCTTGTTATTAAAAGACCATCAAATCCAGGTTGTGCTGCACTTTTTGCAATATTTACCACGCAAAGTAATGATTTTGCTATTGGATATCCTATGa ttcaAGCACTATATGAACAAACACATCCTGAATATGCTGCTTATTTATACTTAATGGCACCTATATCATTGGCTATTTTAAATCCAATTGGTTTTGTATTATTAGAAATTGGTAAACGTTCTGGTGAAAATCATAAAAGTTATAGAGACATGGTTTGTTCTATTGTAAAAGGAATTGCACTAAATCCAGTACTTGTTATGACTGTTCTTGGTATTCTTGGTAATCTTGTCTTCGGTCATTTAGTACCTGCTATATTAGCAACTGTACTTGATGTATTTGGTAATGCTTTTTCTGCAAGTGCTCTTTTGTTGTTGGGATTAATGATGGTTGGAAAAGTACACAAATTGAAGGGCACAGCTCTTGTGATACCAGGTATATTGATATCAGTAAAATTGCTGGTACTTCCTTTGGTCATAAGAGAATCCATTATTCTCTTAAATGCTGGCGAGAATGCTACAGATACTCAAGATCTAAGTACATATGGATTTCTATATGGAACTATTCCTACAGCACCAGccttatttattttcactcttcgatataatattgaaattgatttaattgCATCAGCAATGGTTGCTTGTACTTTCTTATCTGCTCCACTAATGTTTGTATCAGCAAAATTAATCGATGCTGTTTCTACTGGAGTTAGTCCGAAAAATTATGCATACCAACTgaatacattttcttttgaTGTAAGCATTGCTTCAATAACAGTTTGCACATGGTTAATTATTTGTCTTATTgtattaagaagaaaaaaatataaatgcgtCACTCATAAATGTACACTTTGCATAGTAATTGCACAG ctAGTTACAGCTATAGGTGTTATAATATGGACCAAACTCGAACCTAATAATACTGGTTCAATTTTGTG GTATATCCAGTTTACTTTAATTACTGTGGGAGTATATGCGAGTCGTATGTGGACTGTAGCAATAGCTGCAACCTTATTATACTTAAGTTCCCGTTCTCTGGATTTTGTTTGCAATATTCAGAGATGGTTTTACCCTATTGGATGGGG aaTTCCACTTTTAATAGCAATTATAATGTGTAGCACTATGTCTCCAAGGGAGTCTGAACTTGAGTTCAGAAATCCAAATTTTCAACTTGGTACAGTTCAAGCTGCAATTTCTACTTCTATATTAACATTCTGTTTTATTG TAACAATGGGCTGTTTAGTCTTGCAGCAGAGCTACCAGCGTCGTAACATTTCAGCATCTTATTCTAATTTAACGAATAATACAGAAAATTCTAATAATGACACTAATAATGACGAAAGACGCGTAGTAGATGTTGAAGATCtgatttcttcaaattctcATCCTCCAAT CATTGGCTGTGAATATACACATGGTTGTCCAAATGGTACATGTAGAAGCAACAATAACGAAATTGATGATTGCGAATTATATACAGACATTgagaatgaaagaaatgaTCCTCAGTTTTTACGACATCttgtatttgttattttacttCTATGTTCCATGTTCATT gGCCTATCCATATCAATTGGAACATTATTAATGGAACAATTGACTGGAATTTACGCAGAATTAGCATTTTTGGATGTTGCCTTAAATTTTGGCCAGTCATTAATCGTATTTGCTATTTTTGGATTAGATACTGGTCTTGGTAAATTAGGATGTTGGCTGCAGAAAATGTGTCGTAAATGGCGCACTG AGAAAGAACTGCAGCTTCCCCCTGAAGATACATTAAGCCCCGAAGTGAGAGCTATTAGGGATCAGTTTAATCGTTGCCATTTGGCTGAATGTCGTGCTCGTATAGCTATATGTCGTAGACGCTTATTAAAGATGTACAAAGGTGTTTTTACTGGAACTGATTTAGTTAATTGGTTGCTTGAAGCAAATGTTGCACAAACTAGAGAAGAAGCTGTTCAATACGGTCGTAGCTTATTAGAAAGTAGGGTTTTACAGCATATCGATGGCACTTATCATTTTTCTGATCAAAACTTACTTTACACTTTTAATGGTTAA
- the Madm gene encoding MLF1-adaptor molecule isoform X2: MPGSRSSTDPEHKSPRESGEDSEDESEILEESPCGRWLKRREEVEQRDVPGIDCAYLAMDTEEGVEVVWNEVQFSERKNFKAQEEKIQLVFENLTQLEHPNIVKFHRYWTDTHNDKPRVIFITEYMSSGSLKQFLKRTKRNVKKLPLQAWKRWCTQILSALSYLHSCSPPIIHGNLTCDTIFIQHNGLVKIGSVAPDAIHHHVKTCRANMKNMHFVAPEYGNSVTPAIDIYSFGMCALEMAALEIQGNGDTGTIVTEDNVRKTIESLDDAQQKDFIRKCLQVDPLSRPSARELLFHPVLFEVHSLKLLAAHALVNSATNISETITDEVLQRLYGPDTVVAEIKYQGRPPQQIRLSDIPVTEKLEKFVEDVKYGIYPLTAFMAKLPPPVRPRAISPEVTESVKSVTPEPVDVESRRVVNMMCNVKPREESCELLMTILLRMDDKMNRQLTCPVSQLDTSMLLAQELVHFGFINENDRDKIANLIEEALRSCFNKQMMTPGMVSLTNLPTQTTLLLPGPEFQCLQHFDNSMYNATTSHSDSVITNPLPKTSGFPVSSNTNRSHDEMEPPLNAESGS, translated from the exons ATGCCCGGGAGTCGCTCCAGCACGGACCCAGAGCACAAGTCACCGCGGGAAAGTGGTGAAGATTCGGAAGATGAGAGTGAAATCCTGGAGGAGAGCCCCTGCGGGCGGTGGCTCAAACGTCGGGAAGAG gtGGAACAACGTGATGTACCAGGAATCGACTGTGCCTATTTGGCAATGGATACTGAGGAAGGAGTTGAAGTTGTTTGGAATGAGGTGCAATTTTCTGAAAGGAAGAACTTCAAAGCACAAGAAGAAAAGATACAACTTGTATTTGAAAATCTTACACAGTTGGAACATCctaatattgttaaatttcatAGGTATTGGACAGATACCCATAATGATAAACCTCGG gtTATATTTATAACGGAGTATATGTCCTCTGGGTCTTTAAAACAGTTCCTAAAAAGAACAAAACGCAATGTGAAAAAATTACCTTTGCAAGCATGGAAGCGTTGGTGTACTCAAATACTTTCTGCATTGAG TTATTTGCATTCCTGTTCACCTCCCATTATTCATGGAAATCTTACTTGTGACACTATATTTATTCAACATAATGGGCTTGTAAAAATTGGTTCAG TGGCTCCTGATGCGATTCATCATCATGTTAAAACATGTAGAGCAAACATGAAGAATATGCACTTTGTAGCGCCTGAATATGGAA ACTCTGTAACCCCTGCCattgatatttattcattCGGAATGTGTGCTCTGGAAATGGCTGCATTGGAAATTCAGGGTAACGGTGATACCGGTACGATCGTGACCGAGGATAACGTTCGAAAAACTATAGAATCGTTAGATGATGCCCAGCAAAAAGATTTCATTCGAAAATGTCTTCAAGTAGACCCGCTCAGTAGACCAAGTGCAAGAGAGCTCCTTTTTCATCCTGTTTTATTTGAAGTGCattcattaaaattacttGCTGCTCATGCTTTGGTTAATTCAGCCA CTAATATTTCAGAAACGATAACAGACGAAGTTTTACAAAGGCTCTACGGTCCTGATACGGTAGTCgcagaaattaaatatcaaggTCGACCACCGCAGCAGATTCGGTTAAGTGATATCCCTGTTACAGAGAAGTTAGAAAAGTTCGTCGAAGATGTAAA ATATGGTATATATCCTTTGACAGCATTTATGGCGAAATTACCACCACCCGTTCGACCTCGGGCGATATCGCCCGAGGTTACCGAATCGGTGAAATCTGTTACACCGGAACCGGTGGACGTGGAGTCTAGAAGAGTAGTTAATATGATGTGTAACGTTAAGCCTAGAGAAGAAAGTTGTGAACTACTT ATGACAATATTATTACGAATGGATGACAAAATGAATAGGCAATTGACATGTCCTGTGAGTCAATTAGATACTTCAATGCTTCTTGCACAGGAGCTTGTACATTTTGGATTTATTAATGAG aaTGATCGTGATAAAATAGCAAATTTAATCGAAGAGGCATTAAGGAGTTGTTTTAATAAGCAAATGATGACACCAGGGATGGTGTCATTAACAAATCTTCCCACTCAAACTACTTTATTGCTGCCTGGCCCAGAATTTCAATGCTTGCAACACTTTGATAATTCTATGTACAATGCGACAACATCTCATAGTGATAGTGTAATAACTAACCCGCTGCCAAAAACCTCAGGTTTCCCTGTGTCGAGTAACACGAACAGAAGTCACGATGAAATGGAACCACCGTTGAATGCCGAGAGCGGTAGTTAA
- the Anchor gene encoding integral membrane protein GPR155 homolog anchor isoform X1 — protein MSLLEETQISTMKVEPIDNLYLALIQCFAIILCGYIAGRFDVITKIEGNGLNTFVGTFALPSLIFMSLAKLDFSLVNWKFLLAVLIAKTCIFLVVLGISLVIKRPSNPGCAALFAIFTTQSNDFAIGYPMIQALYEQTHPEYAAYLYLMAPISLAILNPIGFVLLEIGKRSGENHKSYRDMVCSIVKGIALNPVLVMTVLGILGNLVFGHLVPAILATVLDVFGNAFSASALLLLGLMMVGKVHKLKGTALVIPGILISVKLLVLPLVIRESIILLNAGENATDTQDLSTYGFLYGTIPTAPALFIFTLRYNIEIDLIASAMVACTFLSAPLMFVSAKLIDAVSTGVSPKNYAYQLNTFSFDVSIASITVCTWLIICLIVLRRKKYKCVTHKCTLCIVIAQLVTAIGVIIWTKLEPNNTGSILWYIQFTLITVGVYASRMWTVAIAATLLYLSSRSLDFVCNIQRWFYPIGWGIPLLIAIIMCSTMSPRESELEFRNPNFQLGTVQAAISTSILTFCFIVTMGCLVLQQSYQRRNISASYSNLTNNTENSNNDTNNDERRVVDVEDLISSNSHPPIIGCEYTHGCPNGTCRSNNNEIDDCELYTDIENERNDPQFLRHLVFVILLLCSMFIGLSISIGTLLMEQLTGIYAELAFLDVALNFGQSLIVFAIFGLDTGLGKLGCWLQKMCRKWRTEKELQLPPEDTLSPEVRAIRDQFNRCHLAECRARIAICRRRLLKMYKGVFTGTDLVNWLLEANVAQTREEAVQYGRSLLESRVLQHIDGTYHFSDQNLLYTFNG, from the exons ATGTCTCTACTGGAAGAGACTCAGATTTCAACAATGAAAGTTGAACCAATAGATAATTTATATCTTGCTCTGATACAGTGTTTTGCTATTATATTATGCGg ATATATTGCAGGAAGATTTGACGTTATCACTAAAATAGAAGGAAATGGGCTAAATACTTTTGTAGGAACGTTTGCTCTaccttctttaatttttatgtcaCTGGCAAAGCTTGATTTTAGTCTAGTAAACTGGAAATTCCTTCTTGCTGTATTGATAGCTAAAACTTGTATATTTCTTGTTGTTCTTGGTATATCTCTTGTTATTAAAAGACCATCAAATCCAGGTTGTGCTGCACTTTTTGCAATATTTACCACGCAAAGTAATGATTTTGCTATTGGATATCCTATGa ttcaAGCACTATATGAACAAACACATCCTGAATATGCTGCTTATTTATACTTAATGGCACCTATATCATTGGCTATTTTAAATCCAATTGGTTTTGTATTATTAGAAATTGGTAAACGTTCTGGTGAAAATCATAAAAGTTATAGAGACATGGTTTGTTCTATTGTAAAAGGAATTGCACTAAATCCAGTACTTGTTATGACTGTTCTTGGTATTCTTGGTAATCTTGTCTTCGGTCATTTAGTACCTGCTATATTAGCAACTGTACTTGATGTATTTGGTAATGCTTTTTCTGCAAGTGCTCTTTTGTTGTTGGGATTAATGATGGTTGGAAAAGTACACAAATTGAAGGGCACAGCTCTTGTGATACCAGGTATATTGATATCAGTAAAATTGCTGGTACTTCCTTTGGTCATAAGAGAATCCATTATTCTCTTAAATGCTGGCGAGAATGCTACAGATACTCAAGATCTAAGTACATATGGATTTCTATATGGAACTATTCCTACAGCACCAGccttatttattttcactcttcgatataatattgaaattgatttaattgCATCAGCAATGGTTGCTTGTACTTTCTTATCTGCTCCACTAATGTTTGTATCAGCAAAATTAATCGATGCTGTTTCTACTGGAGTTAGTCCGAAAAATTATGCATACCAACTgaatacattttcttttgaTGTAAGCATTGCTTCAATAACAGTTTGCACATGGTTAATTATTTGTCTTATTgtattaagaagaaaaaaatataaatgcgtCACTCATAAATGTACACTTTGCATAGTAATTGCACAG ctAGTTACAGCTATAGGTGTTATAATATGGACCAAACTCGAACCTAATAATACTGGTTCAATTTTGTG GTATATCCAGTTTACTTTAATTACTGTGGGAGTATATGCGAGTCGTATGTGGACTGTAGCAATAGCTGCAACCTTATTATACTTAAGTTCCCGTTCTCTGGATTTTGTTTGCAATATTCAGAGATGGTTTTACCCTATTGGATGGGG aaTTCCACTTTTAATAGCAATTATAATGTGTAGCACTATGTCTCCAAGGGAGTCTGAACTTGAGTTCAGAAATCCAAATTTTCAACTTGGTACAGTTCAAGCTGCAATTTCTACTTCTATATTAACATTCTGTTTTATTG TAACAATGGGCTGTTTAGTCTTGCAGCAGAGCTACCAGCGTCGTAACATTTCAGCATCTTATTCTAATTTAACGAATAATACAGAAAATTCTAATAATGACACTAATAATGACGAAAGACGCGTAGTAGATGTTGAAGATCtgatttcttcaaattctcATCCTCCAAT CATTGGCTGTGAATATACACATGGTTGTCCAAATGGTACATGTAGAAGCAACAATAACGAAATTGATGATTGCGAATTATATACAGACATTgagaatgaaagaaatgaTCCTCAGTTTTTACGACATCttgtatttgttattttacttCTATGTTCCATGTTCATT gGCCTATCCATATCAATTGGAACATTATTAATGGAACAATTGACTGGAATTTACGCAGAATTAGCATTTTTGGATGTTGCCTTAAATTTTGGCCAGTCATTAATCGTATTTGCTATTTTTGGATTAGATACTGGTCTTGGTAAATTAGGATGTTGGCTGCAGAAAATGTGTCGTAAATGGCGCACTG AGAAAGAACTGCAGCTTCCCCCTGAAGATACATTAAGCCCCGAAGTGAGAGCTATTAGGGATCAGTTTAATCGTTGCCATTTGGCTGAATGTCGTGCTCGTATAGCTATATGTCGTAGACGCTTATTAAAGATGTACAAAGGTGTTTTTACTGGAACTGATTTAGTTAATTGGTTGCTTGAAGCAAATGTTGCACAAACTAGAGAAGAAGCTGTTCAATACGGTCGTAGCTTATTAGAAAGTAGGGTTTTACAGCATATCGATGGCACTTATCATTTTTCTGATCAAAACTTACTTTACACTTTTAATGGTTAA
- the Madm gene encoding MLF1-adaptor molecule isoform X1, whose product MPGSRSSTDPEHKSPRESGEDSEDESEILEESPCGRWLKRREEVYVGSKSTLAEGSTFGAARGSENEVTEMEVEQRDVPGIDCAYLAMDTEEGVEVVWNEVQFSERKNFKAQEEKIQLVFENLTQLEHPNIVKFHRYWTDTHNDKPRVIFITEYMSSGSLKQFLKRTKRNVKKLPLQAWKRWCTQILSALSYLHSCSPPIIHGNLTCDTIFIQHNGLVKIGSVAPDAIHHHVKTCRANMKNMHFVAPEYGNSVTPAIDIYSFGMCALEMAALEIQGNGDTGTIVTEDNVRKTIESLDDAQQKDFIRKCLQVDPLSRPSARELLFHPVLFEVHSLKLLAAHALVNSATNISETITDEVLQRLYGPDTVVAEIKYQGRPPQQIRLSDIPVTEKLEKFVEDVKYGIYPLTAFMAKLPPPVRPRAISPEVTESVKSVTPEPVDVESRRVVNMMCNVKPREESCELLMTILLRMDDKMNRQLTCPVSQLDTSMLLAQELVHFGFINENDRDKIANLIEEALRSCFNKQMMTPGMVSLTNLPTQTTLLLPGPEFQCLQHFDNSMYNATTSHSDSVITNPLPKTSGFPVSSNTNRSHDEMEPPLNAESGS is encoded by the exons ATGCCCGGGAGTCGCTCCAGCACGGACCCAGAGCACAAGTCACCGCGGGAAAGTGGTGAAGATTCGGAAGATGAGAGTGAAATCCTGGAGGAGAGCCCCTGCGGGCGGTGGCTCAAACGTCGGGAAGAG GTATATGTAGGTTCCAAGTCCACGTTAGCCGAAGGCTCTACCTTTGGAGCAGCCAGAGGCAGTGAAAACGAAGTTACTGAAATGGAG gtGGAACAACGTGATGTACCAGGAATCGACTGTGCCTATTTGGCAATGGATACTGAGGAAGGAGTTGAAGTTGTTTGGAATGAGGTGCAATTTTCTGAAAGGAAGAACTTCAAAGCACAAGAAGAAAAGATACAACTTGTATTTGAAAATCTTACACAGTTGGAACATCctaatattgttaaatttcatAGGTATTGGACAGATACCCATAATGATAAACCTCGG gtTATATTTATAACGGAGTATATGTCCTCTGGGTCTTTAAAACAGTTCCTAAAAAGAACAAAACGCAATGTGAAAAAATTACCTTTGCAAGCATGGAAGCGTTGGTGTACTCAAATACTTTCTGCATTGAG TTATTTGCATTCCTGTTCACCTCCCATTATTCATGGAAATCTTACTTGTGACACTATATTTATTCAACATAATGGGCTTGTAAAAATTGGTTCAG TGGCTCCTGATGCGATTCATCATCATGTTAAAACATGTAGAGCAAACATGAAGAATATGCACTTTGTAGCGCCTGAATATGGAA ACTCTGTAACCCCTGCCattgatatttattcattCGGAATGTGTGCTCTGGAAATGGCTGCATTGGAAATTCAGGGTAACGGTGATACCGGTACGATCGTGACCGAGGATAACGTTCGAAAAACTATAGAATCGTTAGATGATGCCCAGCAAAAAGATTTCATTCGAAAATGTCTTCAAGTAGACCCGCTCAGTAGACCAAGTGCAAGAGAGCTCCTTTTTCATCCTGTTTTATTTGAAGTGCattcattaaaattacttGCTGCTCATGCTTTGGTTAATTCAGCCA CTAATATTTCAGAAACGATAACAGACGAAGTTTTACAAAGGCTCTACGGTCCTGATACGGTAGTCgcagaaattaaatatcaaggTCGACCACCGCAGCAGATTCGGTTAAGTGATATCCCTGTTACAGAGAAGTTAGAAAAGTTCGTCGAAGATGTAAA ATATGGTATATATCCTTTGACAGCATTTATGGCGAAATTACCACCACCCGTTCGACCTCGGGCGATATCGCCCGAGGTTACCGAATCGGTGAAATCTGTTACACCGGAACCGGTGGACGTGGAGTCTAGAAGAGTAGTTAATATGATGTGTAACGTTAAGCCTAGAGAAGAAAGTTGTGAACTACTT ATGACAATATTATTACGAATGGATGACAAAATGAATAGGCAATTGACATGTCCTGTGAGTCAATTAGATACTTCAATGCTTCTTGCACAGGAGCTTGTACATTTTGGATTTATTAATGAG aaTGATCGTGATAAAATAGCAAATTTAATCGAAGAGGCATTAAGGAGTTGTTTTAATAAGCAAATGATGACACCAGGGATGGTGTCATTAACAAATCTTCCCACTCAAACTACTTTATTGCTGCCTGGCCCAGAATTTCAATGCTTGCAACACTTTGATAATTCTATGTACAATGCGACAACATCTCATAGTGATAGTGTAATAACTAACCCGCTGCCAAAAACCTCAGGTTTCCCTGTGTCGAGTAACACGAACAGAAGTCACGATGAAATGGAACCACCGTTGAATGCCGAGAGCGGTAGTTAA
- the Elp5 gene encoding elongator complex protein 5: protein MIIVYLLNDSIYNLIGVINTMTSIKTLPLLEGTKLIVLDEGVNAMYARKLVAGWIQVLKEKDSNCIFNLLLFSNPKSSYQCEYFASNNVNIFDYYTVNINNGFDISAISDKDFYNLKHILKTIDTKSTVVIDCLTSLILFVGLSRAIWFLQKLSKDVPQVICIYRRDFIQDKVSYIETLGSTYVKIEKFSGMTANNNTNYIIEFMHRKVGGGILKQQEIVSQNSTSYEIESKKLEQSKKSHPIYENPKLKIESSFRIEINENEMKQRKEVVLPYTANTNTTNTSRIHYHPEDIDDFDEEDPDDDLCF, encoded by the exons ATGATTATTGTTTATTTGCTAAATGATTCTATTTATAACCTAATAGGTGTAATTAACACAATGACATCTATAAAAACATTACCTTTATTAGAGGGCACAAAATTAATCGTCCTTGATGAAG gAGTGAATGCGATGTATGCTAGAAAATTGGTCGCAGGATGGATACAAgtattgaaagaaaaagattctaATTGTATTTTCAATCTGTTGTTATTCTCCAATCCAAAATCTTCATACCAGTGTGAATATTTTGCatcaaataatgtaaatatcttTGATTATTATAcagttaatattaataatggaTTTGATATAAGTGCTATAAGTGATAAggatttttataatctaaaaCATATCTTAAAAACTATAGACACAAAATCTACAGTAGTCATTGATTGCTTGACATCATTAATCCTATTTGTCGGCCTATCAAGGGCTATATGGTTTTTACAGAAGTTAAGCAAAGATGTGCCACAAGTGATTTGTATTTATAGACGAGATTTTATACAAGATAAAGTATCTTACATTGAAACATTGGGAAGTACATAtgtaaagatagaaaaattttctggTATGACAGCAAATAACAATActaattatataatagaatttatgCATCGCAAAGTGGGTGGGGGAATTTTAAAACAACAGGAAATAGTAAGCCAAAATAGTACATCTTATGAAATTGAGTCAAAAAAGCTTGAACAAAGTAAAAAGTCACATCCAATATATGAAAACCCTAAGTTAAAAATTGAGTCTTCATTcagaatagaaataaatgagaatgaaatgaaacagagaaaagaagTGGTGTTACCATACACGGCTAATACAAATACAACAAATACATCTAGAATTCACTATCATCCAGAGGATATAGATGATTTTGATGAGGAAGATCCAGATGATGATTTATGTTTCTAA